One part of the Sphingopyxis sp. TUF1 genome encodes these proteins:
- a CDS encoding DUF721 domain-containing protein codes for MTKPTGDDAPAKKTKAKGGTKAGAKPAKAPARRYERPRGGEARAISDLVPEIGRTAFRKFGFIQSSVVSRWREIVGDRLADVTQPAMIRFPVGQKAGGTLHLTISGAHAPMLQHVAPDIIAAVNRFFGYAAIATVRMAHGQVTPAAPVQPPAMLKPVPAELGDSLRDIGDPELRTVLERMAAGLAAPPRLPKIS; via the coding sequence ATGACGAAACCCACGGGAGACGACGCCCCCGCCAAAAAGACAAAGGCGAAGGGCGGCACCAAAGCCGGCGCAAAGCCCGCCAAGGCCCCCGCGCGCCGCTACGAGCGCCCGCGCGGCGGCGAGGCGCGCGCGATTTCCGACCTCGTCCCCGAAATCGGCCGTACCGCCTTTCGCAAATTCGGCTTCATTCAGTCCTCGGTGGTCAGCCGCTGGCGCGAAATCGTCGGCGACCGCCTTGCCGACGTCACCCAGCCCGCCATGATCCGCTTCCCTGTGGGACAAAAGGCGGGGGGCACGCTGCACCTCACGATCAGCGGCGCGCACGCGCCGATGCTCCAGCATGTCGCGCCCGACATCATCGCCGCGGTCAACCGCTTCTTCGGCTATGCCGCGATCGCCACCGTCCGCATGGCGCACGGGCAGGTCACCCCCGCCGCGCCCGTTCAGCCGCCGGCCATGCTGAAACCCGTACCCGCCGAACTGGGGGACAGCCTGCGCGACATCGGCGACCCGGAACTTCGCACCGTGCTCGAACGCATGGCCGCGGGCCTCGCCGCGCCGCCGCGGCTTCCCAAGATCAGTTAA